TGGGCAGCTTGTTCTAACACCGTCACTAAAGCTGGAATTTTAATGGGCTTACTGAGGTATTCATCCATACCAGCTTCTAGGCAAGCTTGGCGATCGCCGGCCATCGCATTGGCTGTCATCGCAATAATTATTGGCAGCGGAGCCGTTAAATGAATAGATTGCCAACGTTCTTTGATCACCCTAGTCGCCTCTAAGCCATCCATTTCAGGCATTTGCACATCCATAAAAATCACGTCATAGCCACTAATCTCCACAGCACAAATCGCCTCTAAACCATTTGCCGCCACATCAGCTTTATAGCCCAATCGCTTTAGCACATTAAGCGCCACCTTTTGATTGACGACATTGTCTTCCACCAGCAAAATCTTTAGGGGATGAGTGCCACCAAAGCTCTGATCAAAGACCGATAACTGCCCCCGTTGAGATGCCATGTCCGACGCACTTGATTTCTGAGTAAACATCGACATCAGACTGCCATACAGCTGTGATCGTTTAATAGGTTGATTGAGAATAATCGTAAAATTATCTTGGGACAAGGATGTCTCACTTGGCTGTTGTCCAATGCCATTTAACAAAACAACAGGTAGCCTTGGATATCGCTCTCGAATCTTTTGGAGAGCCTGTAACTCATCCTCCTCCATCGCCCAATGACCCATCAAGAAAACATCAACAGATAATTCACCAGAATCCATTTGCATTAAGGCATCAGCTAGAGAAGTGGCGATGTGGCTACGGACAGCAAAATATGCCAGATGAGCAGCCAGACTACGGCACACAAAATGATTGGGATGCAGAATCAACGCTGATTTTTTGAGCAATTGTTTGCTGACGGTAAGCTGCGGTTGTTGCTCTGGTAGACCCTCGTCTGGGGCAATTTCCAAAGGCAGCTGACAATAGAACACCGTTTGGACACGGTCAAAATCATATCCCTCTAACTGTAAAGGGCGTATAGCTTCTGCTTTTTCGCCAGCACTACTGCCGTGGCTTTCTACCCAAATTGTGCCACCCATGGCCTTGGCCAAACGCTGACTAATGGCAAGTCCTAAACCAGTACCACCGTAATGTCTTGTTGTTGAAGCATCCACTTGACTAAAGGACTGGAACAGTCTGTCCATTCGCTCTGGCGGAATACCGATGCCTGTGTCTAAGACGGCAAAGGTCAATAGCTGCGATCGCCGCGCTCCCACACCACAAGCATTAGCCTGAACGAAAATGGCAATTTCCCCTTGATCGGTAAATTTGACTGCATTGCCCAAAAGATTCACTAAAATTTGCCGCAGACGCGTGATGTCACCAATCACCCAAGGCGCGAGGTGATCATCCATGACATAGGCAAGGTGTAGGGATTTTTTGCTGGCACGGGGCGCGACAATATCAAGGCATTCTTCAATGCATTGGCGTACCTGAAAGGGTTGAGTTTCGAGCTCTAATTTCCCCGATTCAATTTTCGAAAAATCTAAAATGTCATTAATAATTGCTAAAAGATTATTGCCACTATTGCGAATAATTTCGACAAATTCCTTTTGCTGGGGTTTTAATTTGGTATCGAGCAATAATCCGGTCATAACAATGACGGCATTCATCGGTGTTCGAATTTCATGGCTCATGGTGGCAAGAAATTCACTTTTGGTACGGTTCGCTTGTTCGGCTTCTTCCTTGGCAAGTTTAAGTTGATTATCGGCGGCTATTTTCTCGGTAATGTCTGTCATGGTGCCGACAATCCGAAACGGTAGACCCCGTTCGTTGCGAAGACATTTAGCTTTGTTGTACACCCAACGGTACTCGCCATCACGATGCAAAATGCGGTGGGTGGATTCGTACAGGGGCGTTTTTCCCGCAAGGTGTTTTTGCAAGGTGGCTTCGGCGATCGCCAGATCATCAGGATGTACCCGCCGTGACCAGGTTTCATATACATGGGGCAAAGGCTGATCTTCGTAACCAATAATCCTCATCCACGCAGGAGAATAATAAACATGGTGGGAATCTAAATTAATATCCCAGATGCCATCATTGGTGGCGGCGATCGCCAACCCATAACGCTCTTCACTCTGTCGAAGTTTTTTCTCCGTTGCATGGCGTTTTTGTACCTGTTCATAGAGATCATTCGTGCGAATCTCGACCTGCCCCTCTAAACTAGCCGCATTATGCCGAATCGATTCAAACTGCGCCTGCAGCACATTTAACATCACCTGAAAATTGTGACTAAGATTAGCAAACTCAAAAATCTGACTCTCCGGCAAAATAATTTGCTGATCATGCTGAAATCGATCCTGCACATTCGCCGTCATTGCACTCAGACGATTCAGCGGCGTACCCAGCCAGCGACTCACCCAAAAAGCAGTCACCACCGTCGCCAACAATAAAATCCAAACGAGAGAAAGACTGCGAATATAGTGAACTTCCAGCTCTTCGATGTAGGGCGCAATATCAAGCGTCACCCACAAATCGACGGGCAACAAAGTATCACGCACAGGACTATTAATCACGCCAACGGACTGCCGCCAACGACTCATGGCAGGAACCCCATGTTCTATCGGCAGCAACGACAAAGAAACCCCCTCAGACAGCGGCTGATTATCCCGCTCCCCTAAACCCGTCCAAGGCTGTCCCACTGCCATCAGTCCATCAGAATCCGCAATAATTTGCTGAGCTGGGCGATCGACAATGAATGCCCGCAACCGATCAATGCCCAGTCCCCGTAGTTCAGTCCGTAAAAAAGTATTTAAAACATTGACATTGATCTCTGCATAAACTGCCCCTTGACGCTCTGGCAGTGGGAAATAGTAATCCAAATGCAAAGTCCCGTCTTTTTTTTCAATAGCGGCCACCGGATCGCCTGTTTGGAGAGCCTCCTCAAATTTCAAACGAATACTCTCATGGATCATCCCCCCCTGCTGCTCCGGTGAGGAGTCACGGCTTTGCTGCATAAGAAGTGACCCATTTTGGTCAAAGAGCTTAATTCTGTCCAGCTCAGGCAACAACGTTTGCAGACTTTCCATGGCGATCGCCACATTTTCTGACCCTAGACCTCCCCGAGCGATCAACTCCACAAGATAATTTAACGGCAAGAGATATTGATTTTCTGACAGGCGTAGCTCCTCCATTAGACCTTGACTAGATTGCACTAAAACTTGCTCAACCTCTTGAGTAATTTTGTCAAATCTCTCATTTGCATAGAGCACCATTTGAGTTAAGAGAGAAAACAAAACAAAGGCAATTAAAACATTGAAAATAACTTGCTGAAGGGAAGATTTTGATTTATTTTCTTCGTCAAAAAAAACCTTTTTTAAAGGAATATAAGTAATGATCAGACTGCTAATTTCCACATTGAAAATACCATTCACAGCTTGTTTCAATGCAATCATCCAAGTACTTTGCCAATCCATAGGCAACAGATAACCATAGGAAATCAAAACCAATGGGATCCCCAAACATAGCCAGTAGACCGCATTATAACCAACGATATTTTGGCGATTTTTTTGCCATAAATAGCTAACAAATAAAACTTCGGCGGTAAAGATTACAACGGCATAGGGATGATGCCACAGCGTATAGGTATAACTACTAGCAAGGCATCCAGTTATAATCGCCCAAAATGGCCCATAGATAAATAAGACAAGCCAAACCGCAATGGAACCAAATAAAAAATCAATCCCAAAAAACAAGTTAAGATTGCAAACATTTCCAAGGTAGGCACAGGCGGCCAGAAGTAATAATAACCAAGGTTGTCTTGGGAAGATGGATCTCATTTTCTGTTGGATCTGTTGCACACTATCCATTCTTTATGAAAATAACCTTAAAATATCTATCTAGAATGACATTTTCTCCATCTCAGTAAGGGATCAATACACATTTTTTGATAAACAGAGAACTAGACGAAAGTTAGTCAATTGTGGAGGCTTTAGTTTAATGTAATTCAATCAAGATAATAATATTATATATATCTTCTTTTGTTTTGCTTCTATTGCTTGAATCTTCGGTTTTCCTTAAGGAATATGGTGCTCGGAGAAGGCTTTGAATACAATTACTCTACAGTGGTTATCAAGGGTATCTGCTAGGTTTCTGTCAAAGGAGTAATGAACGATGATGAAGGGATAAAAAAAGTTGATGTGGTATTTACTTCAGAAAAAAATGTGTATTTTAACTGGACAAGGAAAAATCTATTGCTCTGATGCTGGTTGCGAGAAAAGCAGTTTTTTTTAATCTAAAGTGATCGATTTATCTTCTGCTTTCGTTTCTTTTGCGAAATTCGGGCATACTTTGTTCAGTGGTATTTTGAGTGGGGCTATAGGGGCTATGAAAACGGGATTTGTCACAGTGGGTATTTGGTTGGCGATGGGTTTTGTCTCGTCGGGAATGCAGGCTTTGCCATGGCAGTCTAACCGTACAACGATTCAAGATCTAGAAAATCTTTGTCGGGGCGATCGCCAGCTGGAACAGGTCAAAACAGAGTTTGGCAATAGGGTCTATAGCGGCACAATTAACTTAGCTCGCGTTTTTAAAACGTCGGGCTGTGAGGCAGGCGATCGCCTTGAGGGAAAATTTACGGTGATGGGCATTGGGCAGACTCGCTGTGAGGGTGATATCACGATTGAATTTGTTGATCAATACACTGCCAATCTCGAATGGGATATCGTTAACGCCAAAAACCAAGCAAACTGTCCTGTGCGCCATACCTTTTGGCAAACCCAAGTCACCCGCAGTGATGCACCGCAAACTGACACAGGGTTTTAGTTCGATCAGCTCTTGTTGAGAGTAATGCCATTCTTGAGGTCAATAATCTCTGGCGATCGCCATTTTTTTGCTTAATTAGAAAGGTCAGGTTTTTGCCAAATGGTTAACAGCACGCCAAACATCAAATATTCATGGCGCACGGTTTCTAAACCAACTGCATTGCCCATTTCAGTACGTTCTTGGCGAGAATAAAACCGAATACCACCCGGTGAAAAAGGCGACCCACTGCCCTGGAATAATTCACCCTTGCCATAGTCCGCTAAATAAAATTTGCCTTCCGGTTTTAAAACCCGCGCCATTTCCCCTAGAACTTTCTGGGGATTTGGGTAGTGCAAAAAGCTAATTGTGTTAAAGGCAGCATCAAATGTATTGTCTGCAAAAGGCTGTGATTCTGCGTTGCCGAGGGTAAAGGTGAGGCGATCGCCCCATTGATTTTTCTCTCTCGCCTGTCGCAACATTTCCGGCGATAAATCCAAACCCACTCCCGTTAGATCAGGATAAAGGCCACCTAAACGTTTAAACAATTTACCCGTGCCACAACCGAGATCGAGCACATACCCATCCTCTGGAAAATCCGTATATTCCAGCATTCTTTTATGGACAGCCTGATAAAAAGGTGTCGTCAACAAAATGTCGTAGTTCGGTGCCCAACGATCAAAAAAGCTTCGTTTTCTCTCAAAAAGGCGATCGCCCCTCATTTCCACATTCCTCAACTAATCTGTTTTTAACCTGACTTATTTTTTAACGCATTTATCGCCACAACCTGTCACGATTTAGCGCAAAAGCCATAGTGCGGGCAATTACCCGTTTAGAGAAGCAAACCCAACAAAAAATCTCCCCGGCGCACCGAAGAGACAATAGACCTTTTACGTGAAACTGGAAATTAGGAAGCGATTAAGCAAACCATTCTTCTACAGCATCTTCTTTCGTATTGGTATTACGAGAAGGAGTCGCTCTATCGAAGGTCATGTGAACAGAACGAGTTTGCTCACCATCTGCCGCAACCGCAACAATGGGGTAATCAATATTGCCGTCTTGGAAAGACATCTGGAAGCGGAAAGTCCCATCGGGATTGAGCTTAATCGGCTGACCACCAATAGTCACCGTTGCATCAGGCTCCGTCGCACCGTAAACAATCAGCTCAGCATCAGCAACGAGCCAGAACTTGCGGGGACGGGCGGGCGGCATAGAAGCAAAACCAGCACCGGACATATTGAGGCCAGAAACATTGCTGAGACCAGACGCATTCGGCACAGCCCACATGCCCATACCAGAGGGGAAAACATAGGAACTGAGGGACTCTTGGGGTGGTACAGAACCCGCAACATGTTGCATAGAACCATAGAGAGAACCCGCAATACGTTGTGCTTCGAGGGACTGTAAATCACCAAAGATTTCGTCGTAAATAGGATTGCTCTCTGCTGCTGCTGCCGCCGCTGCTGCTGCCGCTGCTTCTGCTTGCTTCTTAGCGGGCGGTACAAGATTGTAAACGGTCTTGCCTTGAAGATCTTCTTCCCAATTTACGGTGACGAAAATGTCCTCAACCCAGTCGCTGGGGTAAACGGGAGGAACACGGATCGGTGCAGATTTAGCGAGGCTTAACCAACGACCATCGGCACAACGGTAACCAATATCGAGAATGTAGTCGCGATCGCTGACCGGAATAGGGAAATACCATTCCCGAGCCATTTCATCACAGAGATATTCCTGAACGTTATGGGGGGCTTGGTGGTTGAGATCAAGATCAGTAACGTCATAGAGACGTAAAGCAATTTGCTGACCTCCTTGGTTGCGGAGATATTGCTTGTGGTCGTTGGGGATATCC
The sequence above is a segment of the [Limnothrix rosea] IAM M-220 genome. Coding sequences within it:
- a CDS encoding response regulator; amino-acid sequence: MRSIFPRQPWLLLLLAACAYLGNVCNLNLFFGIDFLFGSIAVWLVLFIYGPFWAIITGCLASSYTYTLWHHPYAVVIFTAEVLFVSYLWQKNRQNIVGYNAVYWLCLGIPLVLISYGYLLPMDWQSTWMIALKQAVNGIFNVEISSLIITYIPLKKVFFDEENKSKSSLQQVIFNVLIAFVLFSLLTQMVLYANERFDKITQEVEQVLVQSSQGLMEELRLSENQYLLPLNYLVELIARGGLGSENVAIAMESLQTLLPELDRIKLFDQNGSLLMQQSRDSSPEQQGGMIHESIRLKFEEALQTGDPVAAIEKKDGTLHLDYYFPLPERQGAVYAEINVNVLNTFLRTELRGLGIDRLRAFIVDRPAQQIIADSDGLMAVGQPWTGLGERDNQPLSEGVSLSLLPIEHGVPAMSRWRQSVGVINSPVRDTLLPVDLWVTLDIAPYIEELEVHYIRSLSLVWILLLATVVTAFWVSRWLGTPLNRLSAMTANVQDRFQHDQQIILPESQIFEFANLSHNFQVMLNVLQAQFESIRHNAASLEGQVEIRTNDLYEQVQKRHATEKKLRQSEERYGLAIAATNDGIWDINLDSHHVYYSPAWMRIIGYEDQPLPHVYETWSRRVHPDDLAIAEATLQKHLAGKTPLYESTHRILHRDGEYRWVYNKAKCLRNERGLPFRIVGTMTDITEKIAADNQLKLAKEEAEQANRTKSEFLATMSHEIRTPMNAVIVMTGLLLDTKLKPQQKEFVEIIRNSGNNLLAIINDILDFSKIESGKLELETQPFQVRQCIEECLDIVAPRASKKSLHLAYVMDDHLAPWVIGDITRLRQILVNLLGNAVKFTDQGEIAIFVQANACGVGARRSQLLTFAVLDTGIGIPPERMDRLFQSFSQVDASTTRHYGGTGLGLAISQRLAKAMGGTIWVESHGSSAGEKAEAIRPLQLEGYDFDRVQTVFYCQLPLEIAPDEGLPEQQPQLTVSKQLLKKSALILHPNHFVCRSLAAHLAYFAVRSHIATSLADALMQMDSGELSVDVFLMGHWAMEEDELQALQKIRERYPRLPVVLLNGIGQQPSETSLSQDNFTIILNQPIKRSQLYGSLMSMFTQKSSASDMASQRGQLSVFDQSFGGTHPLKILLVEDNVVNQKVALNVLKRLGYKADVAANGLEAICAVEISGYDVIFMDVQMPEMDGLEATRVIKERWQSIHLTAPLPIIIAMTANAMAGDRQACLEAGMDEYLSKPIKIPALVTVLEQAAQTLQRLQPMSVENS
- a CDS encoding class I SAM-dependent methyltransferase, with amino-acid sequence MRGDRLFERKRSFFDRWAPNYDILLTTPFYQAVHKRMLEYTDFPEDGYVLDLGCGTGKLFKRLGGLYPDLTGVGLDLSPEMLRQAREKNQWGDRLTFTLGNAESQPFADNTFDAAFNTISFLHYPNPQKVLGEMARVLKPEGKFYLADYGKGELFQGSGSPFSPGGIRFYSRQERTEMGNAVGLETVRHEYLMFGVLLTIWQKPDLSN
- a CDS encoding DUF4912 domain-containing protein, with the protein product MTMANSNGFEENFEEMTLRQLRKVASRLNISRYSRMRKDQLLAEVKQKANYNTNPIAAKAPTEETANPVNREEEETLVEAAKFEIGQDNPVEEDLATADEDLGDLPGGYGQSRIVLLPRDPQWAYAYWDIPNDHKQYLRNQGGQQIALRLYDVTDLDLNHQAPHNVQEYLCDEMAREWYFPIPVSDRDYILDIGYRCADGRWLSLAKSAPIRVPPVYPSDWVEDIFVTVNWEEDLQGKTVYNLVPPAKKQAEAAAAAAAAAAAESNPIYDEIFGDLQSLEAQRIAGSLYGSMQHVAGSVPPQESLSSYVFPSGMGMWAVPNASGLSNVSGLNMSGAGFASMPPARPRKFWLVADAELIVYGATEPDATVTIGGQPIKLNPDGTFRFQMSFQDGNIDYPIVAVAADGEQTRSVHMTFDRATPSRNTNTKEDAVEEWFA